In one window of uncultured Acetobacteroides sp. DNA:
- a CDS encoding M3 family metallopeptidase, whose protein sequence is MVIFSACGKKQADNPLLGTYDTPFQVPPFDKIKTEHYLPSFEEGIKQHDAEIKAIAENKEAPNFENTIVALDTSGALLNRVALVFFNLKSVISDKEMQEVAGKVAPMLSKHSDDITFNKPLFERVKAVYDKRQSLKLNTEQNRLVELIYKDFDRAGAGLDKQKQDQLRKINEKLSLLGVKFSDNLLAENAAFKLVLDKKEDLAGLPQGVIDGAATTAKEQKMDGKWVFTLDRSSITPFLTYSSRRDLREKIYTAYLNRGNNNNKNDNKAVIKDILKYNLERSRLLGFNTTADYILDVNMAKTPANAFKLLHQLWKPALAVAKKELADMEVLAAKDGIKDFKSWDWHYYAEKVRKAKYDLDEEQIRPYFSLDNVKKGIFYCANKLYGLDFKQIDNVPVYHKDVVAYEVTEKGKHVGILYMEFFPRESKSGGAWCTSFRPQTNINGKFVAPVVSIACNFTKPSGDTPALLSMDETETLFHEFGHALNALLANTTYYKTGGAIPTDFVELPSQINEHWAFDPEVLKVYAKHYKTGEVIPAALVEKMNKSDKFNQGFATTEYLAASLLDMSYYTLTNIDNLDINKFEKETLDKLGLIPQIAPRYRTTYFAHIWGGGYSAGYYAYIWAEVLDADGFELFKEKGIFDPATAKSFRDNVLSQGAADDAMAMYKRFRGAEPSLDPLLKNRGLK, encoded by the coding sequence ATGGTAATTTTTAGCGCTTGTGGAAAAAAACAAGCAGACAATCCGCTACTGGGGACATACGACACCCCATTCCAGGTTCCACCTTTTGATAAGATCAAAACGGAACACTACCTGCCATCCTTCGAGGAAGGTATTAAGCAGCACGATGCCGAAATCAAGGCTATCGCCGAGAACAAGGAGGCCCCAAATTTCGAGAACACCATCGTGGCTCTAGACACTAGCGGAGCACTCCTTAACCGAGTAGCTTTAGTATTCTTCAACCTAAAGTCGGTAATCTCCGACAAGGAGATGCAGGAGGTTGCTGGCAAGGTTGCGCCAATGCTCTCGAAGCACTCCGACGACATCACCTTTAACAAGCCGCTGTTCGAGCGCGTGAAGGCGGTGTACGACAAGCGCCAGTCGCTGAAGCTGAACACCGAGCAGAACCGCTTGGTGGAGCTTATCTACAAAGATTTTGACCGTGCCGGTGCCGGCCTAGACAAGCAAAAGCAGGATCAGCTGCGCAAGATCAACGAGAAGCTATCGCTGCTAGGCGTGAAGTTCTCCGACAACCTGCTGGCCGAGAATGCCGCCTTTAAGCTGGTACTCGACAAGAAGGAGGACCTTGCCGGGCTGCCTCAGGGCGTGATTGACGGCGCTGCCACCACCGCCAAGGAGCAGAAGATGGATGGCAAGTGGGTATTCACCCTCGACCGCTCGAGCATCACCCCATTCCTGACCTACTCGTCGCGCCGCGACCTGCGCGAGAAGATCTACACCGCCTACCTCAACCGCGGGAACAACAACAACAAGAACGACAACAAGGCCGTTATCAAGGATATCCTTAAATACAACCTCGAGCGCTCGAGGCTGCTTGGCTTCAACACCACCGCCGACTACATCCTCGACGTGAACATGGCTAAAACTCCAGCCAACGCGTTTAAGCTGCTCCACCAGCTGTGGAAGCCAGCCCTTGCCGTTGCCAAGAAGGAGCTTGCCGATATGGAGGTGCTTGCCGCTAAGGATGGCATCAAGGACTTTAAGAGCTGGGACTGGCACTACTACGCCGAAAAGGTGCGCAAGGCCAAGTACGACCTCGACGAGGAGCAGATTCGCCCCTACTTCAGCCTCGACAACGTTAAGAAGGGCATCTTCTACTGCGCCAACAAGCTCTACGGGCTAGACTTTAAGCAAATCGACAACGTACCCGTTTACCATAAAGACGTGGTTGCCTACGAGGTTACCGAAAAGGGCAAGCATGTGGGCATCCTGTACATGGAGTTCTTCCCCCGCGAGAGCAAGAGCGGTGGCGCATGGTGCACCTCGTTCCGTCCGCAGACCAACATCAACGGGAAGTTTGTTGCCCCAGTGGTATCCATCGCCTGCAACTTTACCAAGCCAAGCGGCGACACCCCTGCCCTGCTGAGCATGGACGAGACCGAAACCCTCTTCCACGAGTTTGGCCACGCGCTTAACGCACTTCTCGCCAACACCACCTACTACAAGACCGGCGGCGCTATTCCTACCGACTTCGTAGAGCTTCCTTCGCAGATCAACGAGCACTGGGCGTTCGACCCCGAGGTGCTTAAGGTGTATGCTAAGCACTACAAGACCGGCGAGGTTATCCCTGCTGCCCTTGTGGAGAAGATGAATAAGAGCGACAAATTCAACCAGGGCTTTGCCACCACCGAGTACCTGGCTGCATCGCTTCTTGATATGTCGTACTACACCCTTACCAATATCGACAACCTCGACATCAACAAGTTCGAGAAGGAGACGCTGGATAAGCTAGGGCTGATCCCACAGATTGCGCCTCGCTACCGCACCACCTACTTTGCCCACATATGGGGCGGCGGCTACTCGGCCGGCTACTACGCCTACATCTGGGCTGAGGTGCTGGATGCCGATGGCTTTGAGCTCTTCAAGGAAAAGGGCATCTTCGACCCCGCTACCGCCAAGAGCTTCCGCGATAACGTGCTCTCGCAGGGCGCTGCCGACGATGCTATGGCCATGTACAAGCGCTTCCGCGGCGCTGAGCCTAGCCTCGATCCACTTTTGAAAAACCGTGGACTAAAGTAG
- the dnaB gene encoding replicative DNA helicase, whose product MGKVPPQALDLEEAVLGAMMLEKDAIMSVMDVIKPEAFYKEANQKIFLAISRLSTRMEPVDIYTVSQELKRTEELDEVGGPYYLTQLTLKVGSAAHVEFHAKIIAQKFIQRELIRISSDIQRNSFDETIDVEELLDTAQMEIFNLAEGNVKKEALKMDSIVKNAIAQIEEASKRTDGLSGVPTGFVALDRLTSGWQPSDLIIVAARPAMGKTAFTLSMARNMSVDHKKPVAFFSLEMGATQLAMRLIIGETGIESDKVKNGKLEPHEWAQLEMRIKDLTEAPLFIDDTPALSIFEFRSKVRRLKTQHDISIVIIDYLQLMVGPPETRGNREQEVSVISRSLKAIAKELNIPVIALSQLNRSVETRGGNKRPQLSDLRESGAIEQDADIVSFIHRPEYYGNTEDEDGNSLIGIAEIIVAKHRNGSVDDVRLRFQKEGAKFLDLEDGDISAYANLLPQGGAAGGGMDSSAQAFTVGSKMNNDFPGGGEFDLGTKGGFSTDVPF is encoded by the coding sequence ATGGGCAAGGTACCGCCCCAGGCGCTCGACCTCGAAGAGGCCGTGCTGGGCGCCATGATGCTCGAGAAAGATGCCATCATGAGCGTGATGGACGTGATCAAGCCCGAGGCGTTCTACAAGGAGGCCAACCAGAAGATCTTCCTGGCCATCTCGCGCCTGTCCACCCGCATGGAGCCCGTCGACATCTACACCGTATCGCAGGAGCTCAAGCGCACCGAGGAGCTCGACGAGGTGGGCGGCCCCTACTACCTGACCCAGCTGACGCTGAAGGTGGGGTCGGCGGCGCACGTAGAGTTCCACGCCAAGATCATCGCCCAGAAGTTTATTCAGCGCGAGCTGATCCGCATATCCAGCGACATCCAGCGCAACTCGTTCGACGAGACCATCGACGTGGAGGAGCTGCTGGACACCGCGCAGATGGAGATCTTCAACCTGGCAGAGGGCAACGTGAAGAAGGAGGCCCTGAAGATGGATTCCATCGTCAAGAACGCCATCGCCCAGATCGAGGAGGCCTCCAAGCGCACCGACGGCCTCAGCGGCGTGCCCACGGGCTTTGTGGCGCTCGACCGCCTCACCTCGGGCTGGCAGCCATCCGACCTTATCATCGTGGCCGCCCGCCCGGCGATGGGTAAAACGGCCTTCACCCTGTCGATGGCCCGCAACATGTCGGTCGACCACAAGAAGCCGGTGGCCTTCTTCTCGCTCGAAATGGGCGCCACCCAGCTGGCCATGCGTCTGATCATCGGCGAAACCGGCATCGAGTCGGACAAGGTAAAAAACGGCAAACTGGAACCCCACGAGTGGGCCCAGCTCGAAATGCGCATCAAGGACCTCACCGAGGCCCCGCTCTTCATCGACGACACCCCGGCCCTCTCCATCTTCGAGTTCCGCAGTAAGGTGCGCCGCCTCAAAACCCAGCACGACATCTCCATCGTTATCATCGACTACCTGCAGCTGATGGTCGGCCCGCCCGAAACGCGCGGCAACCGCGAACAGGAGGTATCGGTGATCTCGCGCTCGCTCAAGGCCATCGCCAAGGAGCTCAACATCCCCGTCATCGCGCTATCGCAGCTCAACCGTTCGGTGGAAACCCGCGGCGGCAACAAGCGCCCGCAGCTCTCCGACCTTCGTGAGTCGGGAGCCATCGAGCAGGATGCCGACATCGTGTCGTTCATCCACCGCCCCGAGTACTACGGAAACACCGAGGATGAGGACGGCAACTCGCTGATCGGCATCGCCGAGATCATCGTAGCCAAGCACCGTAACGGCTCGGTGGACGACGTGCGCCTGCGCTTCCAGAAGGAGGGCGCCAAGTTCCTCGACCTCGAGGATGGCGACATCAGCGCCTACGCCAACCTGCTGCCGCAGGGCGGCGCAGCGGGCGGCGGCATGGACAGCAGCGCGCAGGCCTTCACCGTAGGCTCGAAGATGAACAACGACTTCCCCGGCGGCGGCGAGTTCGACCTCGGCACCAAGGGCGGCTTCAGCACCGACGTGCCCTTCTAG
- a CDS encoding patatin-like phospholipase family protein: MKKNGSTRSITIVSDSSKHLFCCEAPLYKVGIVMSGGGARGFAHAGFLKALDEVGIKTGIISGTSAGAIAGAMYAGGKTPDAMIDVFGSIRLLRFPRLRPNAAKSDPIKMARNGHLLFKMRDLLQILRHHLPCTTFEGLNIPLVVNAISLETGQNVYFHTGDMLKPVLASSSIPMVFKPVLIDGQHYVDGGVMQNLAVSPIRRACRYVIAMHVNPMEDYSAHDRMYEPEWERVVRLMIRANTFIDKGQVDLFIEPAELVRYKVTDIRLGEEMFWIGYHDAKKSLEAFIAEHPDILNGAQ; this comes from the coding sequence ATGAAGAAAAACGGCAGCACGCGCAGCATCACCATCGTATCCGATAGCAGCAAGCACCTATTTTGCTGCGAGGCACCCTTGTATAAGGTCGGCATCGTAATGAGCGGTGGCGGGGCGCGAGGGTTTGCCCATGCCGGTTTTCTAAAGGCTTTAGATGAGGTAGGTATAAAAACGGGCATCATCTCGGGGACCAGCGCAGGGGCAATTGCCGGCGCAATGTATGCCGGGGGTAAAACGCCCGATGCCATGATCGACGTGTTTGGCAGCATCCGACTGCTGCGGTTTCCCCGCCTTCGCCCCAATGCAGCCAAGTCCGACCCTATAAAGATGGCTCGCAACGGGCATCTGCTTTTTAAGATGCGCGATCTGCTGCAAATCCTTCGTCACCATCTGCCCTGCACCACCTTCGAGGGGCTGAACATCCCCCTAGTGGTAAACGCCATCAGCCTCGAGACAGGACAAAACGTTTACTTCCACACCGGCGACATGCTGAAGCCGGTGCTGGCATCGAGTTCCATCCCCATGGTGTTTAAGCCCGTCCTCATCGATGGGCAGCACTACGTAGATGGGGGCGTGATGCAGAACCTCGCCGTATCGCCCATCCGGCGTGCCTGCCGGTATGTTATAGCGATGCACGTTAACCCGATGGAGGACTACTCGGCCCACGACCGCATGTACGAGCCCGAGTGGGAGCGCGTGGTAAGGCTGATGATTAGGGCAAACACTTTTATAGATAAGGGGCAGGTCGATCTGTTTATTGAACCTGCCGAGTTGGTTAGGTATAAGGTCACGGATATCCGGTTGGGCGAGGAGATGTTCTGGATTGGCTACCACGATGCTAAAAAGTCGCTCGAAGCGTTTATTGCCGAGCATCCCGATATCCTTAATGGTGCACAATAA
- a CDS encoding M3 family metallopeptidase, with protein sequence MKRILIMAASTAMLLGGFEGKSQDNPFFSEFKTPHQVPDFQKIKLEHYLPAYQEAIKQHDAEITAIVNNKAKPTFENTIVALDNSGEMLGRVGGTFGNMMGTDGDKAMRDLAKQLTPLTSKHYDDINFNEGLFKRVEAVYNNKKITSKLNTEQKMLLEETYKDFKRAGSGLPADKVARLRQINGELSMLSLKFGDNNLAETNNFKLVLENRNDLKGLPQSVVNAAAIDAKKAGLEGKWVFTLQKPSMIPFLQYSEKRDLRERLYKGYLNRGNNYNENDNKEVIKQILTLSKERANILGFETTADYILDDRMAKNPDNVYKLLKQVWTPALAVAKREIADMQELAKSEGMNEPLQSWDWWYYSEKVRKAKYDLDEEQLRPYFKLENVREGIFYVANKLYGLEFKKITDIPVPNEEQTEAFEVTEKGKHVGILYMDYHPRATKRVGAWCTSFRRQSNVDGKYVTPVVSIVCNFSTPTADAPALLNADEVETLFHEFGHGLHNLLSNVHYKGLAATQVPRDFVELPSQIDEHWAFQPEVLKVYAKHYKTGEVIPAELIAKLDKSGKFNQGFATVEYIAAAILDLDYYTQKDFSNLDINAFEKQSMDNLGIIPQIAPRYRTTYFSHIWGGGYSAGYYSYMWAEVLDADAFEAFAEKGIFDQATAKSFRDNILSKGGTDDAMTMYKRFRGAEPSIQPLLKNRGLN encoded by the coding sequence GTGAAAAGAATTCTGATTATGGCTGCAAGTACCGCCATGCTTTTAGGAGGATTTGAGGGTAAGTCCCAAGACAATCCGTTCTTTAGCGAGTTTAAGACTCCACATCAGGTGCCCGACTTCCAAAAGATTAAGTTAGAGCACTACCTCCCTGCCTACCAAGAGGCCATTAAGCAACACGATGCCGAAATTACAGCTATCGTAAACAACAAGGCAAAGCCAACCTTCGAGAATACCATTGTAGCCCTCGACAACAGCGGCGAAATGCTAGGCCGCGTGGGCGGCACCTTTGGCAACATGATGGGCACCGATGGAGATAAGGCCATGCGCGACTTGGCTAAGCAGCTCACCCCGCTTACCTCTAAGCACTACGACGACATCAACTTCAACGAAGGGCTCTTTAAGCGCGTTGAGGCTGTTTACAACAATAAAAAGATTACCAGCAAGCTAAACACCGAGCAGAAGATGCTTCTTGAAGAAACCTACAAGGACTTCAAACGTGCAGGTTCTGGTCTTCCTGCCGATAAGGTTGCCCGCCTTCGCCAAATTAACGGCGAGCTGTCAATGCTGTCGCTTAAGTTTGGCGATAACAACCTTGCAGAAACTAACAACTTTAAGCTAGTTCTCGAAAATAGGAACGACCTAAAGGGGCTTCCACAAAGCGTGGTTAATGCTGCTGCCATAGATGCTAAAAAGGCAGGGCTAGAAGGCAAGTGGGTATTCACCCTGCAAAAGCCTAGCATGATTCCTTTCCTTCAGTACTCCGAAAAGCGCGACCTACGCGAGCGCCTCTACAAGGGCTACCTCAACCGCGGCAACAACTACAACGAGAACGACAATAAGGAGGTAATCAAGCAAATTCTTACCCTATCGAAGGAGCGTGCCAACATTCTGGGCTTCGAAACTACCGCCGACTACATCCTCGACGACCGCATGGCCAAGAACCCTGACAACGTGTACAAGCTGCTTAAGCAGGTATGGACTCCAGCCCTTGCTGTTGCCAAAAGAGAGATCGCTGACATGCAGGAGCTGGCTAAGAGCGAAGGCATGAACGAGCCTCTTCAATCGTGGGACTGGTGGTACTACTCCGAGAAGGTACGCAAAGCCAAGTACGACTTGGACGAGGAGCAGCTTCGCCCCTACTTTAAGCTCGAGAATGTTCGCGAAGGCATCTTCTACGTTGCCAATAAGCTTTACGGCTTAGAGTTTAAGAAGATCACCGACATCCCTGTACCAAACGAGGAGCAAACCGAGGCTTTCGAGGTTACCGAAAAGGGCAAGCATGTGGGCATCCTATACATGGATTACCACCCACGTGCCACCAAGCGCGTAGGTGCATGGTGCACCAGCTTCCGCCGCCAATCGAATGTTGATGGAAAGTATGTAACGCCAGTGGTATCTATCGTATGTAACTTCTCGACACCAACCGCCGATGCTCCTGCCCTACTCAACGCCGACGAGGTAGAAACCCTCTTCCACGAGTTTGGTCACGGCCTACACAACCTGCTATCGAACGTTCACTACAAGGGTCTTGCAGCAACCCAAGTTCCACGCGACTTTGTTGAGCTTCCATCGCAAATTGACGAGCACTGGGCATTCCAACCCGAGGTGCTTAAGGTTTACGCCAAGCACTACAAAACTGGCGAGGTTATTCCTGCCGAGCTAATTGCTAAGCTAGACAAGAGCGGCAAGTTTAACCAAGGATTTGCAACCGTTGAGTACATTGCTGCTGCAATTCTTGACCTCGACTACTACACCCAAAAGGATTTCAGCAACCTCGACATTAACGCATTCGAAAAGCAGTCGATGGATAACCTAGGCATTATTCCACAAATTGCGCCACGCTACCGTACCACCTACTTTAGCCACATTTGGGGTGGTGGATACTCTGCTGGCTACTACAGCTACATGTGGGCAGAGGTGCTCGATGCCGATGCCTTCGAGGCATTTGCCGAAAAGGGCATCTTCGATCAGGCAACGGCCAAGAGCTTCCGCGACAACATCCTCTCGAAGGGTGGCACCGACGATGCTATGACCATGTACAAGCGCTTCCGCGGTGCTGAGCCAAGCATCCAACCGCTGCTTAAAAACAGGGGCCTTAACTAG
- a CDS encoding PHB depolymerase family esterase, producing the protein MKKWLLAIALVGLIGSSTFGQQQFQKKNFVPAKGDTLRYQVLYPASYSAEKKFPLVIFLHGMGERANDNMLQMKHGSRMFTNPVNMEKYPAIVLFPQCPTTSSWIKTFPQRNDNGDMDWSTIANDSIAQPLQAVKELIDSYVANEKVDTKRIYIMGLSMGGMGTFDMVARYPDLFAAAIPICGGIYPPRLKEAAKTVKFRIYQGDADQVVSCNGSRQAYLALKEYGATASYVEFPGVEHNAWNPAFNQPDFFEWLFKQKRKK; encoded by the coding sequence ATGAAAAAATGGCTTTTAGCGATTGCCCTGGTAGGGCTAATCGGGAGCAGCACATTTGGCCAACAGCAATTCCAAAAAAAGAACTTTGTGCCCGCCAAAGGCGATACGCTCCGATACCAGGTGCTATACCCCGCAAGCTACAGCGCCGAGAAGAAATTTCCTCTGGTAATCTTCCTGCATGGCATGGGCGAGCGCGCCAACGACAACATGCTACAGATGAAGCATGGATCGAGGATGTTTACCAACCCGGTAAACATGGAGAAGTACCCCGCCATCGTGCTCTTCCCCCAATGCCCCACCACCAGCAGCTGGATTAAGACCTTCCCCCAACGCAACGACAACGGCGATATGGACTGGTCTACGATAGCCAACGATAGCATTGCGCAGCCGCTGCAGGCCGTTAAGGAACTCATCGATTCCTACGTTGCCAACGAAAAGGTAGATACCAAGCGCATCTACATCATGGGCCTTTCGATGGGCGGCATGGGCACCTTCGACATGGTAGCCCGCTACCCCGATCTGTTTGCGGCAGCAATTCCTATTTGCGGCGGCATCTACCCTCCTCGCCTAAAGGAGGCGGCCAAAACGGTGAAGTTCCGCATCTACCAAGGCGATGCCGACCAGGTTGTTTCGTGCAACGGTTCGCGCCAAGCCTACCTCGCGCTAAAGGAGTATGGCGCAACGGCTAGCTACGTAGAGTTTCCCGGAGTAGAGCACAACGCCTGGAATCCGGCCTTCAACCAGCCCGACTTCTTCGAGTGGCTCTTTAAGCAGAAGAGGAAGAAGTAG
- a CDS encoding chorismate synthase, giving the protein MNSFGRLFRVTIFGESHGASVGINIDGCPAGIALSEADLMADLARRKSGAKGTTPRSEEDLPEIISGVFNGHTTGAPITIIFRNTNTISKDYSNLVTSPRPGHADYVAQEKYKGYQDYRGGGHFSGRVTLGLVAAGAIAKEVLEGVTIGAKLVSVGGRTDIDAVIDEVVATHDSVGGVVECRAAGLPVGWGEPFFDSVESAIAHIAFAIPATKGIEFGSGFAAATMRGSEHNDAIITPNGKTASNHAGGINGGISNGNELVFRVAIKPTSSIGVAQQTLNRETGQVEELMIKGRHDACIALRVPVVLEAATAIALADLSLVAKAYL; this is encoded by the coding sequence ATGAACTCATTTGGAAGACTGTTTAGGGTAACCATATTTGGCGAGTCGCACGGCGCATCGGTGGGCATTAACATCGACGGATGCCCAGCAGGCATTGCCCTCTCGGAGGCCGACCTGATGGCCGACCTAGCCCGTAGGAAAAGCGGCGCCAAGGGTACCACGCCACGCAGCGAGGAGGATCTACCTGAGATCATCTCGGGCGTATTCAACGGGCATACCACGGGAGCACCCATCACCATTATATTCAGAAATACCAACACCATCTCCAAAGATTACTCGAACCTTGTTACCTCGCCCCGCCCAGGCCATGCGGACTACGTGGCACAGGAGAAGTACAAGGGATACCAGGATTACCGCGGAGGGGGACACTTCTCGGGGCGCGTTACCCTTGGGCTCGTTGCCGCTGGGGCTATCGCCAAGGAGGTGCTTGAGGGCGTTACCATCGGCGCGAAGCTGGTATCGGTAGGCGGGCGTACCGACATCGATGCAGTGATCGACGAGGTGGTGGCTACGCACGACTCGGTGGGCGGCGTGGTAGAGTGCCGCGCTGCGGGGCTTCCCGTAGGCTGGGGCGAACCCTTCTTCGACTCGGTGGAGTCGGCCATAGCGCACATCGCATTTGCCATACCCGCCACCAAGGGCATCGAGTTTGGCTCGGGATTCGCCGCCGCCACCATGCGCGGCAGCGAGCATAACGACGCCATCATCACCCCCAATGGAAAGACCGCATCGAACCATGCGGGAGGCATCAACGGAGGTATCAGCAACGGAAACGAGCTGGTGTTTAGGGTGGCGATAAAGCCTACGTCGAGCATAGGGGTGGCCCAGCAGACCCTCAACCGCGAGACGGGCCAGGTGGAGGAACTAATGATTAAGGGGCGTCACGATGCCTGCATCGCCCTACGCGTACCCGTGGTGCTGGAGGCCGCTACGGCCATCGCGCTTGCCGATCTTTCGCTCGTAGCCAAGGCTTACCTGTAG
- a CDS encoding GntR family transcriptional regulator, with amino-acid sequence MEFSSTKSIYIQIADYMCDSIMMGKWKVNEKIISIRELAVELEVNPNTAMRAFEHLQSRGIIYNKRGIGYFVAEDAVQRVKSLLREEFITDSLPNFFKSIFQLDISFDELSHMYNEYKVNLTK; translated from the coding sequence ATGGAATTCAGCAGTACCAAATCGATATACATCCAGATTGCCGACTACATGTGCGATAGCATCATGATGGGCAAGTGGAAGGTCAACGAGAAGATCATCTCCATCCGCGAGCTGGCCGTAGAGCTCGAGGTGAACCCCAACACCGCCATGCGCGCCTTCGAGCACCTGCAGAGCCGCGGAATCATCTACAACAAGAGGGGCATTGGCTACTTCGTGGCCGAGGATGCCGTGCAGCGGGTGAAGAGCCTGCTGCGCGAGGAGTTCATCACCGACTCGCTCCCCAACTTCTTCAAGAGCATCTTTCAGCTCGACATCAGCTTCGACGAGCTGAGCCACATGTACAACGAATACAAGGTTAACCTTACCAAATAA
- the aroA gene encoding 3-phosphoshikimate 1-carboxyvinyltransferase: MMKEVKPSEVKGTVCIPASKSVVQRAVAAAMLARGTSIIHNPSTCNDCLAALNMARQLGATVVEESNRWIISGDFRPSNTELSCGEAGLSIRMFTPIVSTLATKQTLTGHGSLTTRPMGGLEEAINQLGASCQTTNGLLPITVQGPMMGGTANIDGSLSSQILTGLLMAAPLAKQDVTLNVANLKSRPYIDMTIEVMQQFGVEVENDSYQHFRVKTNQQYKPYELRAEGDWSGAAFFLVAGVIAGKLRVENLSSASKQADKEIIAAIKLAGGKITEGNGFFEVEKSPLKAFSFDATNCPDLFPPLAVLAAACKGRTLLKGVSRLTHKESNRALAIQNEFAKAGIIVEIEGDEMYIKGATPQACTMESYNDHRMAMAAATLALIASKPIGITTPECVAKSYPEFWEHLESVMEH; the protein is encoded by the coding sequence ATGATGAAAGAAGTAAAGCCTTCGGAAGTTAAGGGAACCGTATGCATCCCTGCATCGAAAAGCGTGGTGCAGCGTGCCGTTGCTGCGGCAATGCTGGCGCGTGGCACCTCCATCATACACAATCCCAGCACCTGCAACGACTGCTTGGCGGCGCTCAACATGGCCCGTCAGCTGGGTGCAACGGTGGTTGAGGAATCCAACAGGTGGATCATTTCGGGAGATTTTCGTCCGAGCAACACGGAGCTATCGTGCGGCGAGGCGGGCTTAAGCATCCGCATGTTCACCCCCATCGTTTCGACGTTGGCTACCAAGCAGACGCTAACCGGACATGGTTCGCTTACCACCCGACCAATGGGAGGGCTTGAAGAGGCCATCAACCAGTTGGGAGCATCGTGCCAAACCACCAACGGGTTGCTTCCCATTACCGTTCAAGGTCCGATGATGGGCGGCACTGCCAACATCGATGGCTCGTTGAGTTCGCAAATACTTACTGGGCTGCTAATGGCTGCCCCGCTTGCCAAGCAGGATGTTACCCTCAACGTAGCCAACCTCAAGAGCCGCCCCTACATCGACATGACCATTGAGGTGATGCAGCAGTTTGGCGTGGAGGTGGAGAACGACAGCTACCAGCACTTCCGAGTAAAGACAAATCAACAATATAAGCCCTACGAGCTACGTGCCGAGGGCGATTGGAGCGGTGCTGCCTTCTTCCTAGTTGCCGGGGTGATTGCGGGTAAACTACGGGTGGAAAATTTATCGTCAGCCTCCAAGCAGGCCGATAAGGAGATTATTGCGGCTATTAAGCTAGCAGGAGGTAAGATTACCGAGGGCAACGGCTTCTTTGAGGTGGAGAAATCGCCACTAAAAGCCTTCTCGTTCGATGCAACCAACTGCCCAGACCTATTTCCTCCGCTTGCCGTGCTGGCCGCCGCTTGTAAAGGAAGAACGCTACTGAAGGGCGTATCACGCCTAACGCACAAGGAGAGCAACCGCGCCTTAGCCATCCAGAACGAATTTGCCAAGGCGGGCATCATTGTAGAAATTGAGGGCGACGAGATGTATATCAAGGGAGCAACGCCCCAAGCCTGCACCATGGAGTCGTACAACGACCACCGCATGGCGATGGCTGCGGCAACGCTGGCGCTGATTGCATCGAAACCTATTGGCATAACCACGCCGGAATGCGTTGCCAAATCATACCCAGAATTTTGGGAGCATCTGGAGAGTGTGATGGAACACTGA
- a CDS encoding ABC transporter ATP-binding protein translates to MIDIKNLQFGYSKKKMLFRDLSLGLEAGHIYGLLGKNGAGKTTLLKVIQGMLFPTFGSCVVLGYTPKKREPNFLSDIFYISEDIHTNDLRIRDFVASTAPFYPKFDLGSFLNYIREFEIGYDEKLSSLSYGQKKKAIIAFGLATNCSVLILDEPTNGLDIPSKSQFRKIVASVATEERCIIISTHQVRDLDNLIDTVIVLDEGVVALNQPVDAITDKLVFKTVDAELAPTAIYGESSLRGFTGVFHNANGEASKLDMEILFNSVLAQKGTIQQVFNNK, encoded by the coding sequence ATGATTGACATCAAAAACTTGCAGTTTGGCTACAGTAAAAAGAAGATGCTTTTCAGAGATCTTTCTTTAGGCCTCGAGGCAGGGCATATATACGGCTTGCTTGGCAAGAATGGCGCCGGTAAAACCACCTTGCTTAAGGTAATCCAAGGAATGCTTTTCCCAACCTTCGGGAGCTGCGTGGTGCTAGGGTATACACCTAAAAAACGTGAGCCCAACTTTTTGAGCGATATCTTCTACATCTCGGAGGATATTCACACCAACGACCTGCGCATACGCGATTTCGTAGCTTCTACTGCTCCTTTTTACCCCAAATTCGACTTGGGCAGCTTCCTGAACTACATTAGGGAGTTCGAAATTGGGTACGACGAGAAACTGTCGAGCCTTTCGTACGGGCAAAAGAAGAAGGCCATCATCGCCTTTGGGTTGGCAACTAACTGCTCGGTGCTTATCCTCGACGAGCCAACCAACGGGCTTGATATCCCTTCGAAAAGCCAGTTCCGTAAGATTGTAGCATCTGTGGCAACCGAAGAGCGCTGCATCATCATCTCCACCCACCAGGTACGAGACCTCGACAACCTTATCGATACCGTCATCGTGCTCGACGAAGGCGTGGTTGCCCTTAACCAACCTGTTGATGCCATCACCGATAAGCTGGTGTTTAAGACTGTTGATGCCGAACTGGCACCTACGGCTATCTACGGAGAATCGTCGTTACGGGGATTTACCGGGGTGTTCCACAACGCCAACGGCGAGGCCAGCAAGCTCGATATGGAAATCCTCTTCAACTCGGTGCTGGCGCAAAAGGGTACCATTCAACAAGTGTTTAACAACAAATAA